Part of the Ziziphus jujuba cultivar Dongzao chromosome 8, ASM3175591v1 genome is shown below.
ATGCTATCATGATCCTTTTTTGGTGATAGGTTCTTGTACATTGTTAGGAAAGAGAAGTAAATAGAGGAGAAAAAGGTATTGGATTAACACAAACATCGTACATGCACATGTAGATATATGGTTGctgttttttcccttttttactttttctggAATAGTTTATGCATGcagtgttttattttattacccCTGCTATCTGTTTGATATTTCTGAATGCTAAATTCTCAGCCTAATCCTGGATTGGCTTCAACACATCATCGAAGAGTTGCTTGCAACTTTAGGGACCAATCGCTTTTTCAGATATTTCAAATTTCTTTAACTTCATTGCGTCAGCTGAAGAATGATGGTAATATTTTGAAATGTTACTtttgagggttttttttttttttctgccccTCTCTCTATCCTGTCTTTGCTTCTATATTTTGTCTAAGCATTTAATTTCTTGCTTGATAGTTATGAAGGTTTTTCATTTCTCTTATGTACAGTTGTGGATCAGCTGCAAGAGttggctctttctctttctcttaaaTGTTTatcatttgattttgttggcaCATCTGTTGATGAAAGTTCGGAAGAGTTCGGCACAGTGCAGGTATTCACCGTCTCTCATTTTCAGTTATCAATGATATGAAGTCTGTTAGTGAGTCCCAGTGCAGTGGATTTTGAAATAATCCTATAGTTGTTGATATCATAGATTCCATCATCTTGGAGGTCAGTTTTGGAGGATCCTTCTACACTTCAAATATTCTTTGATTACTATGCGATTACAAAATCGCCTCTTTCGAAGGAGGTAATATTtgtacttttattttgttttcaaatgttTGTGTAAAATTATGAGTTGCAAGacttttctattttaaatttagcatATTTGATGCTTTAGGACATGGCATAAGTTCCAAGTTATAggaaaacttttaaataagtttatttGAATGAACTTTGACACACCAATGACAACCAGCAGTTTGTACACTTATGAGAGATATTACTCACGTTTTCTTGTTGCCTCATACCCAGTTATGAAGGgctttttcatatttgttcaccatcattataaataatttgtggcTCTTCTGCGATAAATTTCTTTTGCGTTAAGTTGTGTATACCTGTATGTAGCTTTGATATCCTGTTACTTTGTGAAATAATGATGCTTATGTTCAATTTCAAAGATAATGTGAGGTAACGAGAGCATACAAATATAGCATTATGGATCTTGGGAAAACATAATGGAAATACACAACATTAGAAAGAATGGTCAACTAATTGCGTCATTTTCTGTTGATTATTCCATCATATTGATATATCATGCTGATCTGCTTGGATGTATTGCTCGAGCTGGTGACTATTTCCCATGCTTAACCAAATTCTTTGTGGTAGAAACCAAATTTGGAATTATTAATTCAACTTCAGCATTAGTCTAgctggaaaaaaggaaaaaataaaaagtaattgcTTATAATGACTGCACTGCATGTTGCTCACGTATAATGACCGAGGTCCATCATCTGAAATTACTCATCATAAGGTTTGTTAAGGAACAAATGGTCTTTATGCTACATAATGTCTTATAtaggtatatatttatttatttatttggataaCAAGaagcttttaaatttattgggaAAGCATTATGCGAGTCTATATACTTGTTTTTGAGCTTAATTCTGATATGGCTAACTTTTCCCTTTGGATCATCATGTGTTGGGTGGCCCAATTTCTTAGAAGAAAGCTTATGTATCATCTTAACTCTGGAATATACCATGCCTCCATTTGAGCTAGTGAATCACACGTTTTGGAGTATTAGGAATGGTTTAAGACTTGTTGAAGAGCCTAGTTTCTTATGGAAGAGTACCTTGCAATGCAAAGTACCATTTAGTGTGCCTTTTTAACATGAAAgttgtttttggtgaattataATCATGAGTTAGCTGAGAGAGCATAGTACATAATATATTGGTTCTGTTCATATCTGTAAGTTTGGTGGGGAATTAGTGCATCATTTCttattgctttatttgttttggcaACCTGGTGGGGTGGGGAGGGGGGATCTTTTGTTTTCCTTGACTGGTAATTGATGGCTAGTACCTATGATGATGAGATGGTGTGACATTTGCGAGTGATGTTTTACATATCAGTGGGAAGTTAAAAACATGTTAATCCTTTTCTGTTATCTAATGAGTGATTGCCTTTGTAGGAAAGTCCATGGTCATCTCATTCTCATCAACACTTGACGTATTCTATTTGCCAAAGGATGTCTATCTCtaagtatttttcattttttttttttctcttgaggatttgttaattatttgtttgtttccttTTGAATAGGATTCTCCTGTGGATTTTTTaggatgtttttattttttattttatttttatcaatggaTAAATGATTCATTGGTTTTCTATAAGATATAGTTCTTAGCAAATAAGTTATATAATAATACGACCTTTCTttcttgtttaaaaataatttatatattatagtcTTAACATGTTAAGCTTTGAAtcatctctctgtctctctctctctctctctctctctctctctctctctctctctctctctctctctcctcccaaCTGTGAAACTTATATATACCTAAATTTTAATTGCTTATGTGAATATAAGTTGTAATACTACTGCAACACTAAGAAAGAAAAGCCACACTCACTTTTAACTACTTTTATTATTTGAGATATATTGTTGACCATTCCTTTTAACAATGCTTGAAAGTTGTTTAATCCCTTGTGTCTAAAGTATTCTTTATACTCTGAatgagcaatttttttttttctttttaaactgTAATCGCTAacagtttctcttttttttcatttacataAATGTATACAATGGTTGCAGTTCTGTGTTTTACTGACAAATACTGCGATTTTGGTTAAAGATGGAAAAGTTCTTCCACCATCATTTGAAATGTGaactttcattttttgattGTTCATGTGTTTGCTGCTGTAAAACATCTTTTCTTAGGGGTTTCACTATTGTTCTTTCTAGGCACTGGAGTGCTTGGTGCGACTAGCTTCTGTAAGACGTTCTTTGTTTACAAATGATGCTGCCCGTTCTAAGTTTTTGGCCCATTTAATGACTGGAACCAAAGAAATCCTACAAACAGGGCAAGGTGTTGTTTGCTTGtcatattctttattttgtcATGTTCTCTCATATTATAATGATGTTGAGCAGATGTTAATATTCTGCGTAACCATGTCAACATGTATATGAGCACGTGCATGTGTGCATGTGGGTGGGTGCATTTCACATATGATATTTTTGGTTATTCcctattttaagcattttgTTTATTCCCTATTTAAGCATACTCAACTGTTTTCATTCTCTGTTCTTTTCTTGTAAACTAGTGTGACAGATATGAATTTTACTTTTCCAATTAAAAAGCATGATAAATCATGATCATAAACATAAGAATAGCTTACACCTCTTGGTGTATTTCAATTTGTTACAACTCATCAAATAAGTTGGTAAGCAATGGAATAACCTCTCATTCTTTAGTTGGTGCCTTGTTTACTGTCAAGGGTGTTTCAATAAACTCATACAAAGTTCCCAACAGATATAAGTTGTACTTCAATTTAGTTGGAAACTTTACTTCATGATTTTTTCTAGATCAAAATTTGTTATTTGTACATTGAgctaaaattttattatgttttgctTTAGGAAACCTACATTTGTTAGTCAGGATTTGGAAACTTGTCTTGGCATAACTTAAACTAGTGATTGCTTTGTTACTCTCTGTTGTGTCTATATATGACTAATATTGAATTTCAGAATGAAAAGGAGATTGGCCATAATAATCACTGCTAAAGAGTTATCCTTATAGCTTACTCggcaaaaagataaaaaaaaaaaaaaaaatttggttggatttaaaataattttcgcTTGGCCATGCTTAAGCCATTTCTCCATCATGTGCTTAGGGGTGTCGTATCAATAAATTCGCTATTAGAGGAGTAATTCAAAGCAGTGCTGGGTTCAGCAGGAGGAATGATAAACTTGTGACTTGTCAATTactaaattatttcaaattttaatgggaATTGTGATAGTAATAGCTGAGTCTCAAGCTGTATACAGATATATACACACAGACACGGATATGCatacaatttaaataaagagttcagtttgatttgttttctttctgGTATTCCTCTTAAATGATAAGTCTCACCCTTTACCTCGGTTTCTTTTGGTATGGAATGAAAGTATGTAGAAGAGATGAGCTTTCTATGTGCTTGAGTTGTGACAAGTTGTTATGAATGGTTGTCTAGAAAGGTTTTATCTGAATTCTTGAAGTGTGCTACTCTACAAAGTGCTGTGAATTCTTATGAAGTAACTTCTTAACTGTAGTCTGTTGGCCAAAGCTTTTATTGGTTAGTTTGGAGCTTTGTTTTCAAGTTTTCGTTAGTATTTGGACTTTTGTTCATGATGGTTAGTTTGTATTTGGAATCAGGTCTTGCTGATCATGATAATTACCATGAATATTGTCGTCTTCTTGGACGTTTCAGAGTGAATTATcaggtatttttattataatattgtttGACATTGCTTTCTCCTTTTTGGATATACCTttgcaattatatttttaaatattacttTACTTTCTTTAAGGTAAGATAGCATAACatgatttgagaaaaaaaaaaaaaaaaaggaaaaaaatcctAAAGTAGAAAAGAAATCTGCACCAAATCCTTCTCCTATTGCAATAAAATCAAAGATGGAATATCGTTGAACTCTTTTGATGTTGACTCTCACAAAGAGCCCAGAGTTGATATAGCCTTATAAAATCATCATATCCTGAACTCATCTTCAAAAATACTATTATTTCTGTCCAATCATATTATCcaaaacaaagtcaaaattgtgAAAGTTCAATGAACATTCCCTTTGTTGCTACCCCCAAACCATTATATTACTTATCAGTGAAGCTGAATGAGATTGGGAAACTCAGCTCAGTGCATGGGTTATAGTAGTTTCGACCTTTGGGTGGCACTTTGTTTGGATAAGTGCtttataattcacattctaaTATGTATGTTAATTTTACACCTCCTTCACGTAAAAACATGTGTTAGCTATACCTTTTATTTCCCcctatattttttcatttttgggtttATAAACAAATTACGTGGTTCGACATACTGTGTTACTCATGTTTATCTGATTTTCTAACTTTTGCAGTTGTCAGAGCTTGTTAATGTGGAAGGCTATAGCGATTGGATTCGTTTAGTAGCAGAATTCACTTTGAAGTCCTTACAGTCTTGGCAGGTTGACTGGTTTCTCTGTCTTTTGTACTACCCAAGACTTTTTCTTGTACTGAAtgaatgtttctttttcttgtttcttcacCAATTCCTCCCCTTAAACTGTTTGAAGCCAAACACCTGGAAGTAAAAGCCCCATACCAGTTGTTATGTTTCAGAGGTTGTGTTTACTGGGTGTTTTCTTTCGATGAATCACTACCAAGTGTGCCTTAAAAAGTTTTGGAAGTAAGAAAAGCAGAAAGTGTTGtgaaaaatttgctattttggCACCTTtatttatacataataaatacatatatatatatatatatatatatggattatttGAACTTTAAGGAACTGATTAATTTTTGGAGGGAAAATCTTAAAACCTCTATTTCTAATGAAATGATATTAAGTTTTTGGCTTCAGTTTTGGTGTCTATGGAAAACCAATTCAGTGATTCGTCATTTTACTAGGTACACTGTTGGGATAATCTTGCATTATGCAAAGTAGGTTATGCTTGGGGTTTGAAAAAATTTGAGGATTTCTCATCCTATTTATTTTGTCcttcatttttcttattatatatgttacttatcaagaaaaaaggaaaaaaagaaactagaTAGATGCTAACCAAGTTATTTTACTGTTGCCAGTGGGCCAGCAGCAGTGTATACTACCTTTTAGGGCTGTGGTCCAGATTAGTGACATCAGTACCATATCTGAAAGGTGATGCACCCAGCTTACTGGATGAGTTTGTGCCCAAGATTACTGAAGGTTTCATCACATCAAGATTTAACTCCGTGCAGGTCCTGTGTTATGTGCTTATCCATGGGCCAGTCCTTTTACATTCAAAGTTatgattgtttttcttttccccatttTTCTGATTCCTTCTCTGTTGTAATTTGCAGGCTGGATTACCAGATGATCTGTCTGAGAACCCTTTGGACAATGTTGAACTTCTTCAGGATCAGTTAGATTGCTTTCCTTACCTCTGTAGATTCCAGGTTAAGTCTGTACATATGATATGTTCTTTTTCTATAAGTTTTATGAAAATCTATcttcaattcaaatataatttgtaCCACAACTTTTGTTTGCTAATGTTTATGAGCTCCAtggctcctttttttttccctttttttgatGTGCAGTATGAAAACAGTAGTTTGTATATAATAAACATATTGGAGCCTATCCTGCAAACATACACGGTAAACTCATTTATCACTAACTTTCTTTTTCTGAAAGTTAAAGTTACTTAGGCATTTGGACTTTATATGATGAGTTAATTAATCACTTTCATTCTCTAAAACAGGAAAGGGCTAGAATGCCAACCACTGATAATAGTGACCTTGCTGTTATTGAGGCTAAACTTGCCTGGATCGTTCATATTGTTGCTGCTATTCTTAAGATAAAACAATGTACTGGTTGCAGGTAATAGGGCCTTTTCTAGAGATGTTTCTTTCCATTGCATTTCATTTCTTCTGTATAGCCCCAATGGGTTGTACcgcattatatttttttggatatttattcaGTGGTTTACATATCTCTTGTGCAGTGCTGAGTCACAAGAAGTGCTTGATGCAGAACTTTCAGCACGTATTTTGCAGTTAATAAATGTTACTGACAATGGGCTACACAGCCAGGTAAGTCAGCATGAGTTAAGTTTGTTGATAGATTATTCTTTTCTTACTCTGCTGCGATGTTTTAAGTACTACTACTCAAAACTTATACACTTTCTAGTCAAGTACCATATCCTAAAATTTAGAGATGGATGGATATGATTGCTAGACTGCATGCACCTGCATCTGAGCCCATGTAACATGGTGTTTGTCGAGTcaacaaaacaaattaacaatatctTTGGAGGGACAAACATACTCAGAGACACAAACAACAGATAACAACACACACATACTCATGaatacatagaaaaaagaaaagagtgaCAAACATGTATAGCAAAGTGCTCTTTTAAGGAATTCAGTTCATTTTTTCATTCCAGATCTTATTTAACTGTCAAATTTAATTCTTGGGTCAATATTTCTCTTTCATGCTGTTGATTTTGTTAAACATTCTTTCATGCTACATGGTGGTATACTCTTTTAGAGCCTAACATTTTATGCACGGTGAAATGTAGCTTGTCATTTGACCtctcttctcttttatttttctattgtttatTCAAACATGGTTAATAAATGTTGAGTTATTAGCAAAACAAGAATACATAtgtttgttcttttgtttttaagaatgaattggtttatttatttaaagtagCATCTTTAATTAGTTGGGATTAGTTGAGTTTAATATGGCACCTTTTGATTGATTATTTTTGCCCTAATATTCTCCTTTGTTTTGGACATTTTTGAGGTGATGTTTTGAACTATTGAGTCCTTAATTTTGCTATTTCACAGCGGTATGGTGAATTAAGCAAGCAAAGACTTGATCGTGCAATTCTTACCTTTTTTCAACATTTCCGGAAGTCTTATGTGGGTGATCAGGCCATGCATTCCTCAAAGGTAATTAAGTTTCTCTTGGCATTCTTTTTAAAGTTCTGTTGCCAAAAAAATTCTTCTGAGGCTTCCCTTTCTGTTGCAGCAGCTATATGCTAGGCTGTCTGAGCTTCTTGGACTCCATGATCATCTATTAATGTTGAATGTAATTGTTGGCAAGATTGCTACAAACCTTAAATGTTATACTGAGGTGAAAGCTCATCCATTCTTATGTAATATTATTACAATATtggataatatatttttatccttattgttattatttcttattCCAGAGTGAGGAAGTCATTGATCACACTTTAAGTCTGTTCTTGGAGCTGGCATCTGGGTTAGTGTTATTTGATAGCCTTTGATGCTGTTGTTTGATAAAGGCCACCTATTTCATCAACTGTATTACTGATTGTAATGCTGTAATAACTTTTTTTGGCAGATACATGACTGGCAAGCTGCTTTTGAAGTTGGATACTGTTAAATTCATAGTAGCAAACCATACTGTAATCCAACCATGAATAACTATCTTTTATATTCCTACTTTTGTGTACTCATGACTGTCTTTAAAATTATTCTGCATCATTGTCTAAAACAAAATTTCTCTCAAATTTCTATTGTCAGAGGGAACACTTTCCATTTCTGGAAGAATATAGGTGTTCTCGGAGCAGAACAACTTTCTATTATATAATTGGTTGGTTAGTATTTATGGAGGACAGCCctatgaaatttaaatcttcAATGGAGCCTCTCTTGCaagtactctctctctctctctctctctctctctctctctgtgtcttcCCCCCCTCAAAAGTCATGCAATATATGCACATATGCAGTTAAAATTTTAGATCTCAGCTGTGTTCCTGAAAGTGTTTTTCTTTGATGCTTGACACTTGATGCTGGTCATACTCTTTTGTGGCTCTTGTTGGAtgtgatattaattttattgcaTTTGCGGAACTTGTTACAGCTGTTAGTCATATTAGTTCattacaattattaatttaaattattagaatACCTAtactttttattggttattatggttgtttttgtttattgaaaATTGATGGTGTcttttgtttaataaattttaccttACACATTCAGTTTCACTGATAAAGTACTATATGTGGTTTATTAGGTTTTTGTCAGCTTGGAATCAACTCCTGATTCAATGTTCCGTACTGATGTGGTAAAGTATGCATTAATTGGGTTGATGAGGGATCTTAGAGGAATTGCAATGGCCACAAATAGGTAATTATGTTTGCTATTTGCTATATCTTAGTTTCAGTTGGATTAAACATACTTaaccaatttaatttttctaatgaaTTTCCTGAAATATCTTTCAGTCGCAGAACTTATGGGCTTCTGTTTGATTGGCTGTATCCTGCACACATGCCACTTCTTTTGAAAGGCATCTCACATTGGTCTGACACACCAGAGGTAGAGCTTACAGTTTGTTTTGTCCTTTATTAAGAAACTTGAACAGTATTCTGACATATTTAAGAAGCCAGTTGATAGGAACCTTGGAATTGAACTTAATGTACTAGTTAAAGAGTTTCAGCATACTCTTTAACCTTGGAATTGATCATGATGGGTAGGGAACGTGTGCTACTATTTGAGGAAGAATTATTATTTAAGATATAGAGAAGTAAAACAGAGGTTCTGTTCAATTATTTCTATGTGATTGTATGTTACAATTTATAGTTGATTGCTTTcacaaaaatccaacaaaatattGTTTGATGTTCACTGttgtttatttcattttcaattacTGTATGAAATATATGTAGTATTCTGTtttaatttggtaaattttattcTAGTTTTGGTTTTGAGATGTTTTATTGAAAGGGGTTGCAGTTAACGTTATTATTTAGTCTTCATTCATGTATAAGTAAAACACAGTCGAAATAACAACTccttctctgtctctgtctctctatctctctccccCTGCCGCCCCCCCCTCTCCCTTCCATTAtggtatttttatcatttatatattgtgTTACGATTGGCTGCTTTCTTAGTAGTTGCTAACATAAacctgttttctttttattatattttctttttcattaatgCTGCAGGTTACCACGCCATTGCTGAAATTTATGTCTGAGTTTGTGCTAAACAAAGCCCAACGTTTGACATTTGACTCATCTTCTCCTAATGGCATACTTCTTTTCCGTGAAGTCAGTAAACTAATTGTTTCCTATGGGTCAAGGATATTGTCTCTTCCAAATGCTGCTGATATATATGCCTTCAAATACAAGGGAATATGGATTTCTTTAACCATACTCTCAAGAGGTGAGAATAAtagctctttttttatttaactgcGTTACTGATTTTGTTATTCATATGGAACAATGCTCAcctatatattttctaatcCTAAACTCAAGTGAAATTAgaaaagaattttgattttggtatGTTTAAACTAATTTTAGTTTCTTACTGCCAAATGACAGCCCTTGCTGGAAACTATGTTAACTTTGGAGTATTTGAATTATATGGTGATAGAGCGCTTTCTGATGCACTTGATATTGCACTAAAGATGACATTATCAATTCCTTTGGCCGATATATTGGCATTCAGAAAGGTGTGTTGATATGTAGTCTGCAAGTATCATTGGACATACatttatttttgaatgattGAATTCATTTATTCTgtatctttttctttgctttcagactcttttctttttattttttttgttgtttttgttcatCATGTTTCCTGAAATATTTAAAGAACctctttaatttgatattttgcagCTAACAAGGGCTTACTTTGCATTTCTGGAAGTTTTATTCAATAGCCATATCAATTTTATACTGAACCTGGATACGAGCACTTTTATGCATATAGTTGGATCCCTTGAATCTGGCCTTAAAGGCCTAGATACTAACATCTCATCACAGGTGTGCCAACTGCTCTTAAGAATTTTACACTTTTTGTTGTCTGCTTGACTCATTGTTGGTAAATCTTTGAAATCATTAGTGAGAATGTAGTTCTAATTTTTGACTACTGATATGTTTGTTTATTCTCTGAATATGGAACAATCTTTTTGTGTAAATTACTTTCTATTTCCTTTGTTTTGGAACTATTGAACATATAACTCTTGCTTTCTGGAATCTCAAAGATCTCCTTTTcgaatttcatttttgttgcaCCTTCCTCTCTTCAATATGTACAATTTTGGGAACTTTTACATGTAAATTCATGGTATGGAATGGAGGAAATTTTTAATATGTACAATTTTGGGAACTATACATGTAAATTCATGGTATGGAATGAAggaattttttaacaataataaaacttaATGGTATGTCTATAATCTCTGAAATTTCAAGGGGActattttggtaatatttatGGAAATATGGAGGTATATGCACAGACTTTTGAGTAGTGTAtggttaatataatttatcacAATATCTGTTTTTGTTCCTTTGGCTGTGCTGATTCAATGAGACTTAATATATGCTTCAGTGTGCATCTGCTGTTGACAATCTGGCTGCTTTCTATTTCAACAACATCACAATGGGAGAAGCACCAACATCTCCTGCTGCAATTAATCTTGCTCGTCACATTGTAGATTGTCCAAATTTGTTTCCAGAAGTAAGTATGGTGTATTGTATACTGCATTGCAGATTGATGTCTTATTTTGTTATCTTTTGTCATCCTAAAAGAATAAAAGCAACATTACTTTGGTTGGTTAATCTTTTGTCATAAAGATTGATGCTGTAATCTCGTTTTCCTCCACTTTGTGAGGTCTCCCATAAGAATTTCACTTTACTACATTAtttattaccacaaattttGCAACACTCAACAATCTCAATCACAAATGCTGAGGTTTGAAATTGAAGGTGAAGGTGTTCATTAAtgaatttcttcatttttcaattattattatgttcGATAAATGTTATGTATTCGTGGAAGTTATTGTGAAGTAATCTATTTAACTAAGAATTTAAATGCTACCGTATGAGAAGTTGTGTCAAAACAATTTTCATTTAGATAAAACTTTCGAAAGGTACTATACTTGCTGGATCATGCTGATGATTATATTCGTATctaaaaggaagaaagaaatacTTGTAGGGTTAAGAGCTGAGGAAATGTAATTTTTTGCAGTGTCcttttttcctttgactttgCTAAATCACAATTTGCTATAAGGGACATCATCCTTCTACAATAGTTATATTCAACtttatctcacaaaataaatttgggAATGCCCTATAAGGTAATTGTTGCCAAATTGAGTTATGGTTGCAATTCTTGTTGGATCATAGTCTGCGAGTGCAGTGCATCAGTAGGAAAAACTTCTTAGGTTGGTCATCTAAACACCAGTGTATTTAGATTAATATCCACTATGTATTATATCTGATTTTCTTCTATGCAGGAACCTGGGCAAATTTTTGTCCTGGACATTGCGTATCCTTATGCATTGTCCCGGACAAAAGTTTGTGTAGGATCCTGGATGAGAGAATTGCCGGTATTATATCAGACTGAGCAGCTCAAGATTCTGAGTTGATTACCTTCTTAGATGATGAACTGTTTTCTATAAAGTGAACTAGAAATACATTTAAATGATTGACGGACATCTAAACAAAGTACTTTAGCTGATGGTCCTTTTGAACATACCAATGCACTATTTGAGATATGGCAAAGTGACAGTTACCCTTTTTATTGCTTTCTGCTCCCttaattgttgttattttttaaattaaattgccTTATTGACgttgttttcttttcatatttccAGATACTGAAAACCCTGTTCGAGATTGTTTTATTTGAAGACTGTGGCAACCAGTGGAGTCTTAGCAGACCAATGTTGAGCTTGATACTTATTAGTGAGCAGGTGAATTTGTCTATAACAGTTTATGTTTTCCTTCTACTTCCATAGGTCAAGCAAGTCTTATTCATTTATATGTTATATACTTAGTTAAGCATGTTTGCCTATGGGTCTGTATTATGGCCTTTTATCTGCCCTTTATTTTTTGCCCCCTTTTATACTTTGttttgttctatatatatatatatatatatatatgtattttataaaaaCTTAGTGCTGCTGCCAGATAGGTAAGGACTAAGAAATTGAATCAGTTATCTAATAATTCGCACATACCATGCTGTATTCATTTTTGCGTATGGAGCAGAACTGAGATGACGACTGGAATTAGAGCTACATTTTATAAGGAGTTGAAAATATCTGATGTTTCGTAGGgtaatatatttgaatattcTTTGGATTGTTCTCCCTTAAGGCCATCTTTTTTATTGTATGTTTCCAAGTTTAGAGAGTTCTAGCATAGAAAGGTGGCTCAGTGAAGCGtatcttaaaataatattggAGCCCCATATTACCTTGCATCTGGTTTCTTGCTGTATTTGTTATTGGATaagaaagaaagtttttttacTGGAGCAGTGTGAAAACTATAATTCAATATTATCCATGACATTTTGATAGGATGTGAAAATTATGATTGGAAACTGAATAACTTGATTGCTTGAATTGACATTAGAAATTGAAATCTGaccctaatttttattttatttatcattgtcTGAAAAAAATCATCTTTAACCTGC
Proteins encoded:
- the LOC107412822 gene encoding uncharacterized protein LOC107412822 isoform X2, with protein sequence MESLAQLEALCERLYNSQDSVERAHAENTLKCFSVNTDYISQCQYILDNALTPYALMLASSSLLKQVTEHSLALQLRLDIWSYLINYLASRGPKLQSFVTASLIQLLCRVTKFGWFDDDRFRDVVKESMNFLNQATSDHYAIGLKILNQLVSEMNQPNPGLASTHHRRVACNFRDQSLFQIFQISLTSLRQLKNDVVDQLQELALSLSLKCLSFDFVGTSVDESSEEFGTVQIPSSWRSVLEDPSTLQIFFDYYAITKSPLSKEALECLVRLASVRRSLFTNDAARSKFLAHLMTGTKEILQTGQGLADHDNYHEYCRLLGRFRVNYQLSELVNVEGYSDWIRLVAEFTLKSLQSWQWASSSVYYLLGLWSRLVTSVPYLKGDAPSLLDEFVPKITEGFITSRFNSVQAGLPDDLSENPLDNVELLQDQLDCFPYLCRFQYENSSLYIINILEPILQTYTERARMPTTDNSDLAVIEAKLAWIVHIVAAILKIKQCTGCSAESQEVLDAELSARILQLINVTDNGLHSQRYGELSKQRLDRAILTFFQHFRKSYVGDQAMHSSKLYARLSELLGLHDHLLMLNVIVGKIATNLKCYTESEEVIDHTLSLFLELASGYMTGKLLLKLDTVKFIVANHTREHFPFLEEYRCSRSRTTFYYIIGWLVFMEDSPMKFKSSMEPLLQVFVSLESTPDSMFRTDVVKYALIGLMRDLRGIAMATNSRRTYGLLFDWLYPAHMPLLLKGISHWSDTPEVTTPLLKFMSEFVLNKAQRLTFDSSSPNGILLFREVSKLIVSYGSRILSLPNAADIYAFKYKGIWISLTILSRALAGNYVNFGVFELYGDRALSDALDIALKMTLSIPLADILAFRKLTRAYFAFLEVLFNSHINFILNLDTSTFMHIVGSLESGLKGLDTNISSQCASAVDNLAAFYFNNITMGEAPTSPAAINLARHIVDCPNLFPEILKTLFEIVLFEDCGNQWSLSRPMLSLILISEQIFSDLKAQIVASQPVDQHQRLYLCFDKLMADVTRSLDSKNRDKFTQNLTIFRHEFRVK